Proteins encoded within one genomic window of Oncorhynchus nerka isolate Pitt River linkage group LG9b, Oner_Uvic_2.0, whole genome shotgun sequence:
- the LOC115114855 gene encoding apolipoprotein D-like isoform X2, with amino-acid sequence MYPKMQALQVLSLTLLSVLAANAQTFRPGKCPQPPVQADFDTARYLGKWYEIQKLPAIFQKGECSTATYSLKSPGVVGVLNRELLSNNTVNAITGYAKVKDPSEPAKLEVTFFEDSSPGPYWVLSTDYEGHSVVYSCTEYLDAFHVDFAWILSREPTLSKEKLGELYNVFTSNGINIDVMTVTDQSQELCVDMPLWA; translated from the exons atgt ACCCCAAGATGCAGGCTCTACAGGTTTTGTCTCTGACTCTGCTGTCCGTTCTGGCAGCTAACGCCCAGACCTTCCGCCCTGGAAAATGCCCCCAACCCCCCGTCCAGGCAGACTTTGACACCGCCAGG TATCTGGGCAAGTGGTATGAGATCCAGAAGCTCCCTGCCATCTTCCAGAAGGGCGAGTGCAGCACTGCCACCTACTCCTTGAAGAGCCCTGGAGTAGTTGGTGTGCTCAACAGGGAGCTGCT gTCTAacaacactgtcaatgctattacTGGCTATGCTAAGGTCAAGGACCCCTCTGAGCCCGCCAAGCTGGAAGTCACCTTCTTCGAGG ACTCTTCCCCTGGCCCCTACTGGGTGTTGTCCACTGACTACGAGGGCCACTCTGTGGTCTACAGCTGCACTGAATACCTGGACGCCTTCCACGTGGACTTTGCCTGGATCCTGAGCAGAGAGCCAACCCTCTCTAAGGAGAAACTTGGGGAGCTGTACAACGTGTTCACCTCCAACGGCATCAACATCGACGTGATGACCGTCACCGACCAGAGCCAAGAGCTGTGCGTTGACATGCCTCTGTGGGCCTAA
- the LOC115114855 gene encoding apolipoprotein D-like isoform X1 has translation MCTRPIKYPKMQALQVLSLTLLSVLAANAQTFRPGKCPQPPVQADFDTARYLGKWYEIQKLPAIFQKGECSTATYSLKSPGVVGVLNRELLSNNTVNAITGYAKVKDPSEPAKLEVTFFEDSSPGPYWVLSTDYEGHSVVYSCTEYLDAFHVDFAWILSREPTLSKEKLGELYNVFTSNGINIDVMTVTDQSQELCVDMPLWA, from the exons atgtgtacgcgaccaataaaat ACCCCAAGATGCAGGCTCTACAGGTTTTGTCTCTGACTCTGCTGTCCGTTCTGGCAGCTAACGCCCAGACCTTCCGCCCTGGAAAATGCCCCCAACCCCCCGTCCAGGCAGACTTTGACACCGCCAGG TATCTGGGCAAGTGGTATGAGATCCAGAAGCTCCCTGCCATCTTCCAGAAGGGCGAGTGCAGCACTGCCACCTACTCCTTGAAGAGCCCTGGAGTAGTTGGTGTGCTCAACAGGGAGCTGCT gTCTAacaacactgtcaatgctattacTGGCTATGCTAAGGTCAAGGACCCCTCTGAGCCCGCCAAGCTGGAAGTCACCTTCTTCGAGG ACTCTTCCCCTGGCCCCTACTGGGTGTTGTCCACTGACTACGAGGGCCACTCTGTGGTCTACAGCTGCACTGAATACCTGGACGCCTTCCACGTGGACTTTGCCTGGATCCTGAGCAGAGAGCCAACCCTCTCTAAGGAGAAACTTGGGGAGCTGTACAACGTGTTCACCTCCAACGGCATCAACATCGACGTGATGACCGTCACCGACCAGAGCCAAGAGCTGTGCGTTGACATGCCTCTGTGGGCCTAA
- the LOC115114855 gene encoding apolipoprotein D-like isoform X3 codes for MQALQVLSLTLLSVLAANAQTFRPGKCPQPPVQADFDTARYLGKWYEIQKLPAIFQKGECSTATYSLKSPGVVGVLNRELLSNNTVNAITGYAKVKDPSEPAKLEVTFFEDSSPGPYWVLSTDYEGHSVVYSCTEYLDAFHVDFAWILSREPTLSKEKLGELYNVFTSNGINIDVMTVTDQSQELCVDMPLWA; via the exons ATGCAGGCTCTACAGGTTTTGTCTCTGACTCTGCTGTCCGTTCTGGCAGCTAACGCCCAGACCTTCCGCCCTGGAAAATGCCCCCAACCCCCCGTCCAGGCAGACTTTGACACCGCCAGG TATCTGGGCAAGTGGTATGAGATCCAGAAGCTCCCTGCCATCTTCCAGAAGGGCGAGTGCAGCACTGCCACCTACTCCTTGAAGAGCCCTGGAGTAGTTGGTGTGCTCAACAGGGAGCTGCT gTCTAacaacactgtcaatgctattacTGGCTATGCTAAGGTCAAGGACCCCTCTGAGCCCGCCAAGCTGGAAGTCACCTTCTTCGAGG ACTCTTCCCCTGGCCCCTACTGGGTGTTGTCCACTGACTACGAGGGCCACTCTGTGGTCTACAGCTGCACTGAATACCTGGACGCCTTCCACGTGGACTTTGCCTGGATCCTGAGCAGAGAGCCAACCCTCTCTAAGGAGAAACTTGGGGAGCTGTACAACGTGTTCACCTCCAACGGCATCAACATCGACGTGATGACCGTCACCGACCAGAGCCAAGAGCTGTGCGTTGACATGCCTCTGTGGGCCTAA